Proteins from one Escherichia coli genomic window:
- the lysO gene encoding L-lysine exporter LysO gives MFSGLLIILVPLIVGYLIPLRQKAALKVINQLLSWMVYLILFFMGISLAFLDNLASNLLAILHYSAVSITVILLCNIAALMWLERGLPWRNHHQQEKLPSRIAMALESLKLCGVVVIGFAIGLSGLAFLQHATEASEYTLILLLFLVGIQLRNNGMTLKQIVLNRRGMIVAVVVVASSLIGGLINAFILDLPINTALAMASGFGWYSLSGILLTESFGPVIGSAAFFNDLARELLAIMLIPGLIRRSRSTALGLCGATSMDFTLPVLQRTGGLDMVPAAIVHGFILSLLVPILIAFFSA, from the coding sequence ATGTTTTCTGGGCTGTTAATCATTCTGGTTCCCCTGATTGTGGGTTACCTCATTCCGCTTCGCCAAAAAGCTGCATTAAAGGTTATTAATCAGCTATTAAGCTGGATGGTTTACCTTATTCTCTTTTTTATGGGTATCAGTCTGGCGTTTCTCGATAACCTCGCCAGTAACCTGTTGGCGATTCTGCATTATTCCGCCGTCAGTATTACCGTTATTTTACTGTGTAATATTGCCGCCCTGATGTGGCTGGAGCGAGGCCTACCGTGGCGCAACCACCACCAGCAAGAAAAACTCCCGTCGCGTATTGCGATGGCGCTGGAGTCGCTAAAACTGTGCGGCGTAGTAGTGATTGGTTTTGCCATTGGCCTGAGTGGACTGGCTTTCTTACAACACGCGACCGAAGCCAGTGAATACACCTTAATTCTGCTACTTTTCCTCGTCGGTATTCAGTTGCGCAATAATGGCATGACCTTAAAGCAGATTGTCCTTAATCGCCGGGGAATGATTGTCGCCGTGGTGGTGGTTGCCAGTTCATTAATTGGTGGTTTAATTAACGCCTTTATTCTTGATCTTCCCATCAATACCGCGCTGGCAATGGCCTCCGGTTTCGGCTGGTATTCTCTTTCCGGTATTTTATTGACCGAATCTTTTGGTCCGGTAATCGGGAGCGCGGCGTTTTTTAATGATCTGGCCCGTGAGCTGCTTGCTATTATGTTGATCCCTGGGCTGATTCGCCGTAGCCGCTCTACTGCACTGGGCTTATGCGGTGCGACGTCGATGGATTTCACCCTGCCCGTTCTTCAACGTACTGGCGGGCTGGATATGGTCCCGGCGGCGATTGTTCACGGTTTTATTCTTAGCCTGTTAGTGCCGATCCTCATCGCCTTTTTCTCTGCATAA